CATGTTGACCTGTCTCTGCCATGTCCTGTAGAAGGGGAGGACACAAAGGAAAAATCTGCAGCTTTCTCGATATCTACGTTATTGTTATTGCTGTTCCGGTTCTTGAAGCTTAACTTGGGGATTAGATTCTTCAAGCTAGTAGGCTTGTTtcttggagaggaagaagaagaaggactgAGGGATGCACCACGTTGCCCGATTCTAGGACTTGACATTGGAGAGAAGTTGACTCTTTTGGCAACAGGACTTGATGTCAAAGATGCATTTCGTCTCAATAGATCATCATCTCTAGTATCTTCATGTATTGTTGTTGATGGTAAATCTAGCACAAGGCCTCGCCTCCATAGGTCTCGGCCTGGTgattgctcttcttcttcttcttcttcttctgctatcTCAGCAGAAACTCCATCCTacaaatcatttcaaaaaccaaaatatcattTTCTCAGATTCCATAAAAAACAAAGGTTCGATCTTTCCATCAAAAGGACTCGACTTTAAACGAttaacagaagaagaaacgatcaactaaaccctaaaccctaaaatcaaggGAGATTGATGAGATTCTCAGGGtaaccaaccaaaccaatcaaatcaaaaaccacCAGCAAATTAAACCTTTTTGATTGGAATGAAATGAAAAGATTTACCCTTTGCAGAGGAGAATGAGTATCTTCGTGAGAGACATGTTTTGCTTCTTGGCGAGCTTTATCATCTCTACCATCCATCATCGAACTGGAAAcgaaaaaaaacacagaagaaagcagagagaagaatctctaacaaaagaatcaagaattaagaaaattttggttttttaaaaattattaatacaaGAGAAAATTgtagcaaagaaagaaacaataatCAGGAACCCTTTTGGAGGTAAAAGAGACAAGTCGTCCTCTTTCTGGGTTCCTGAAATTGTGAGATATGTGATTGATCATTACATAAGAAGAGATTCAATTTCATTTTCTAAGGTATATATCACTGTCCATTTCTCAGCtttaaaaaggttaaatttGGTTCgcctaattttatttctttgtccTTTATTGCCACATATTTAAATAGCTATactgtatatttatttttacattatttaaatagtcatatgatttcagattttgaaggaagaaacaaaaacaaaagaagaagctcaTATTTCTAAGTTTGTTACAGACTACCTCAACACTTCAATAAACTTGGTGGGTCATTTTTAGGAATTACAGTGTGcattatattttagaatttaataCATGATGATTTACCCGTATatcattagtataatttttgttaaataatattatattactaatgacatatatgaaaattctttatttagttttctaTATTAACTTCTGGTTATGGGAGCAccattatttttcctttaaaaaagtATCGAGCACATGCAACAAGCAACCTGATCGTTTCATATTTGATGCGATTATGAGAAAttggtttatttaattttacattatgtCAACTatgaaccacaaaaaaaaaacacaaaagttgAACTATTTACGGAAATATGAAACGGGCCTGTTTACGAAACCTGGTTAGGGCCCAATTGTAGAGGCGGAAAAAATAGAGGCCCATTTGAGCACGAAACGCGagactatataaataaataagtccCCCTTTTTGAAATCAGAGACGAATTTTAATTAAGAAGACTGAGTCAAGTGAACTCTAAATTTCCCGAGTGATTGTCAATCTGTTGTGAGTTTAAAGCCTTACATAGGTTTCATTTTCAGGGAACCTATTCTAGAAACAAAACCTGTTGATTTTCCTAAAATCAGTCAGTTATTTGCCCTAGTTTCTCGATGTGTCACCCTAAGAAGAGGCTGGTCGTCTACATCGACATTGGAGCGACCGAGACTCTAAATGCCTATACCCAAATTGAAAGCAAGGCTTTTAACATCTACGTCGTCGACTACAATACGTTGGTATTATCAACGGAAGTAAGGGAACCTACCTGGTATCACATTTGTTTACCATCTGGGATTGGCTGGTGACAACAATGCTACATCTAAATACATCACTGCATCTGCATGTCCCTGAAGATCTGGAAGAACCATTTCCTGAAGACGAAGAGAGCTTCGATTTTCTTGCTTGGTTTGAGGAAACTGCAAAGTACACAAGCAACTGAGCAAGGTAGAGATGAAGTTCCTCTCGAAACAAGAGCGTTATGCACGAGCTTTTCCTCCATTGCTCCAAAGTCTAAGAAGCAGACTAAAACTCAGCATTTTGGAATTTTCAGTAGTCTCAGTGTTTGTCTATCGTGTGTCATCATAATGCCGATCTTGTGTGTTTCCCTGTTTTAGTATCTGTCATGTTGCCACTATAATGATTCAATGTCCTGCCGTTGTTCATCTGCCGCTGCAGCTTCTGGCTGAGCAACTAGCTAAAATAAGAAACTACCTGTTCGTTGGTGTATCTAATGAAGAATACTGAAGTGATTGTGACTATGATCCAAATGATTTcgaaaattttctatattatgaaTTGAAAAATCACACATTTTGTTGTTAAACACACAAGGATCAAACATTCATATACTAATATATCGATGGCAGTTGCTCCGTTCAATCCATACCCTCCCGTGTTTGGCTATTCTTGTTCAGTTGCTTCTCCCTGTCCGGTATTGTTCCCGCTTCCACTGTTACCGTGAACTTTTATCTCCAAAAGCCTTTCAACAGGTTGCCTGCAAATAGGGCATCGATTTGTCTGAAACCTCAATACCTTAGCACATCCGCTACACATACACTGCAccacaaaaaccaaacatttcACATCGGTAAGGAATCATCAGCATtcacaaatcaaagatgaatgTACACTTACCATATGTCGGCATGGTAAAACAGTAGTGTCTCGTGGTTCAGACAAACATATAACACATTCTTTGCCCGGGTCATCATTAGCATCATCAGCTGAATCACCATCACCCTCAACCGTATTCCCAATCCCATAAATCTCCTGCAACTCATATCTAATTTCATCAACCCATAGTATCTGCTTCACAACTCTAAGCTTAATCTCTCCTTTATCTTTCACAAAAACCGCTTGAGTAATCTGCGcattcttcttcgatttcaacctctcttcttcattctcacCAGAGGCAGCTGCTTCTGCCTTAACCGCCAATGGATAGATAACTGAGTCTGCTGCCTTGTTGAAAAGCTCATCATCCTCAAAGGCTGAAAAGTCTATACCCGAACCAGATGGTTGTTTAAACTTCTGACCAAGTCCTTTCTCGAAATCTAGGGTGACTGGTGGCAAAATATCTTCCTTTGACGCTGTGAGATTGCAACCTACGGACTCTTTAGCAAAGAAAATGACACTAATCCTGTTTTTTTCCCACAAGTCCAACACAACATAAGCTTAGTCAAATAAAcataaagatttgattttttaaaaagtttcatctACTAAGCAGAATCAAAGAAGTCAAATTGCAACAAGAAGACCATAAACTTCAGACATGGTCACGAGGAAGAAGACAGTCTCACGTGTTATCTGCTCTCTGctctgttttgtattttttttttcaaatcgaTCACGAAATAAACGAAAAGGGAAGAAAGTGAAATCTACCTTCCGGAGACGGTAGCATCAAACGTGAAGGAGACGAGAAACCGACCGGGATGATCAGAATCAGGTTCAAGCCTAAGACTCTCCTTCTTAATATTAACGTCGTTACGGATCGTGATGGCCTTCTGGTGTTCAACGTAAGGAGTAGGCTGAGCCATCATCATGTGAGCACCAGCAGCGGCATAAGGGTATCTCCCCATTGGAGCCCAAGAAGAGTGCTGGTGGTAAGGATGCGGTGTATGATGATGAAGGTGGTGCTGATCGTAAGGCGGAGGAAGAGGCGGCCCCGACGGATGATGGTAGTAAGGAGCAGGGTACTGGTAAACCGGATTAGAATTAGGGTTTGGATAAGGTGTAGCGGCGGCGAATATCGCTTGGATTTCTGTAGCTGGAGGTggtggaggaagagaagaaggaggaggaggaggaggaggaggaggagggggagcTGCGGAATGGTTTCGCCGCCGACGGCGTCCTCCGCTGCTGCTGTTGTTTCCCATatgaaatgaaaatgatgagtcttggcgttAAACCCAGATCAAAAAGACAAGATTTTTAGGTGACCCAATTGATCAAATCTcagaaattttctaaatttgcgGATGGATCGggagatttgttgttgtttattgagTGAAATGTAAGGAATTatacaaaaagcaaaaagcaGAACAAAGATTTTTGATATGgaattaagaaagaaagaatattaaaaaaaaagagagagagagataagagagaataATTTAGGGAGATGAAAGTgggtaatgatgatgatgatggggtcGGGGTTGGCCAAGAAGCTCCACTCACGAACATAAAACACCACCCCCCTTCCCCTTCGAtggtgtttatgtttgttttacacaacaaagcttctttttttttcttcgtgtTATTAATTGTTTGTTAATAGGGAGTTAAAGGTGTCTCTTttacgaaaaaaataatttcaacaaaagAGTTATGGTGTTATCTGacgacacacaaaaaaaaatagctttttttaattagaagaCGTTACCGttaattattaagatttttttctagGTTGCATTACGACTATATACCAGGATTAATTTGTTCTTCATcctttaaaaatgattatatttatagaaacaaTTTCCTTAAATCATTGGATCTCGTAAATTTGTCTCATTTTATTTCCTTTCTAGATTAGTATTCTAGGAGTTGAGAACTTGTGGATCAATAGTTGCATGATTGAAGANNNNNNNNNNNNNNNNNNNNNNNNNNNNNNNNNNNNNNNNNNNNNNNNNNNNNNNNNNNNNNNNNNNNNNNNNNNNNNNCCCCTTCTAAATTTATACTTTGcctaattatttttagtttaatattcTTAACAAAGTAggctatatttacatttttaaaaattttaaacctaTAATAACCCTACTTTTAGCCAacataatattcttatattatatgGGTCCGAAAGGTgaactgatattttttttggaattccATATTAACTCTTGTTTTGTCGTTTTTGAATAATTGTGTATATAAGNaaaaaaaaaaaaaaaaaaaaaaatattggtgtATACTATAATGTCTTAAAAAATAGTGTTTTCTTTCAAAAGCATAAACCCTGTCtaccaaccaaaaaaagaaaggcaTAAGCCCTAAAAGAGTTTCTATAATTTCCATAGCCATTAGCTAAAATTAGTATGAATATAGAGTGAAGATCACAATTAGCTAAAAAAcctcacaagaaaacaaagaatactattaataaaataaacatttcttcAAAAGGAAGAGTAAGTGATCATCTCTAATctaatctctatatatttgaatattcaATTGCCAGATATAATTGTAACTATGGGATGTTTGATATTTACGTGAAATTGCAGCTGATCGTGATCATTTAcagatatatatttcaattataACAAATCAAAGTGTTGGAAAATTGTAATCGTGATTATTCATCATTTTGAAACATTACCCTAAGAAGGTATAAATAAAGCGATTCgaaatcaataataaaaattgaaaaaaaataaagagaggtAATAGAATCACATACCTAACCACTCACACACACTTTCATTAAGCAAATTCCAAAGAtagacatatataattaaggaaaattattttttttttatcaaccattataattattattaaggaaataattatcattataaaaatatttagtggGAAACGGCAGACTGGAGAGGAGATGCGTCAACTTGGATACGGAAACCTTGTCTTTTAAACTAGTTGTGAAtgtaaaatcaatttttattcatttataaattatatagaccTATGATCGTGAcgtataaatatatagaatgtaaactttttttcattttttgaacaaacattgtaaactttttttttttttttttttacgatcgttgtaaacttttttttttttctgaacaaaCAATGTGAACTTTTTCTATGAGACTCTGTTGATGATGCATCTTTGAATATAATTGCATGTTTAACTATTCGAGAATTCagccaaaaaaaacccaaactttacagaatttgtcaaaaaaaacatgaattctTATCTTGccaaataaacactcaaattttgttgacttttaaatataataacaaacttTTCATTGACTTCCCAAATCAACACACCATTTATTAAGTTAACAGAAAAACGCCGTTTACTGCTGGGGTTAAATCATAAGACGTTTCTAAAttcttagtttaaaaaaaaaaaaatctgcatcATCAAGGCTCGAACTCGGGTTCTGGGAGTGCATAAGGGGGTATTATACCACTGAACTAGTGGAAACTTTCGAACAATAGTGCACTGTACTTGATTCTATTATATGAGTACACGGaattaaaaaaagggaaaaaatcaGACTTTGTCGACGTCGAGAGAAAAGAAGACCTCGGCGTAAAGCACGCaggtcgatttttttttttcttttcaactttcAATTCACAGATTGCACAGACCAAAACTGGAATTAACTAACAAAAATCTGCAAACAaaccaactaaaattaaaaaaatctgtaatttaTATTCacttacaaaaccaaaacttagaATTGTTCAAACCAAGCCTGCAACTTAGTTCTAAAATCTGaaaattaactaacaaaatgAATTGAAGgttgaaaagtaaaagaaaaaatcgacCTGCTTGCTCTAAACCGAggtcttcttctctctacatCGACAAAGTCTGATTTTGGTAAGGTTGtctgatttttttctgtttttaattccGTATACACACTATAATAACATCAAGTACATTACATTAATGTTTGAAAGTTGCCACTAGTTCAGTGGTATAATACTCCCTTTGCAGTCTGAGAACCCGAGTTCGAGCATTGGtgatgcaaattttttttttaaaactaagaatTTCAAAACGTCTTATGATTTAACCCCAGCAGTAAACGGCGTTGCTAATGACGTTTAAGTTTTCTGTTAACTTAATAAATGGTGTGTTGATTTGGGAAATCaatgaaaaatttgttattatatttgaaagtcAACAAAAGTTGAGTGTTTATTTGGCTAGATaagaaatttatgttttttttggcaaattctgtaaagtttgggttttttttggctGAATTCTCTTAACTATTCTGACTTTACTTCGTCAAACGTAATTAACAATGGGGCGGATCTAGAAACATAATTAACATGGGTCACAACAACACAacatatttaacatataaatatttaatttataaaatgttatatGAACATATATCAAAAGACATGTAAATGAAGCAAAATAAAATGTGTTAATTGACAATTGGTTATAGTAATTTGTATATAAggtaaaaaatgaataattagactaatataaaaatcatttattaccttaaaataatagaaatagaAAGTAAATACTCATTAGCTAAATAAAATTAGTAGAGAACATGAAACACAATCAATGAATTGTTTCATTTccataaattatataacaaaattaaaaattatcaaatcttgtatggggcacgtgccccagtAACCTTCTACCTAGGTCCACCCTTAACATCCTCGCGGAACACCAATGTATTATAGACTGATAGATATGTCAAAGATattcttaggtttaattcactAAGATTGAACAAGATCGAGTTCTTTGTTAGTTTAGACCTTTGCATCGAGATTTTATATTTAGAACTTTGCATTGTCTTCATTGTAACGTGTCACGTGCTATCCATGAATCCATGATCTGAAGCCAAATACTATTCATTAACTTCAATTTGTCGTTTCCCCTGAGCTGATGTTATACCCTAACAAGATTTGTATTTGAGtggaaaaataatatatttgttagaCTTAGATCTGAACATATTCGTGTGGTTCGTACGTAATGAGAAATAATATGTCAATGAGGAATGTACATGTGTAATAAAAGATCCCAGAAAGAGAGATGGTTTccaattttgtaacaaaaagcTGTTTTGTGACTAAGAAAAGCTCTAATTCAATTTGTCAATAGTATATCAGTAGGTTCTtttaatctttgtatttttttagtaagaTTCTGATGTAGAGCAGTAAATGACTAAATGTCATGTAAATTTGGAAATCTGACAAAGTAGGTAAATGTTTGTTGAAAATAGTTATATACAAAGTAGACAGAATGTGTGCATGAACTAATTAGCTAATTGTTTGGTAAAAAATGGTTAATTACAAACACTGAAGctgttcaaaaaataattaaatcttaaaaacaGCTAAGTAAACGATCTAACTACTACTGCCTTCTTTGCTTTTAGAGATTCATATGCCAAATCTGAAAATTTTAGCTGAGAACGAACATTGTTATTAACTTAATCacaatttaaattaatagtaGTATACTATTACTTATCCACAAATCGCCGCCGTCTCATTGTAATGACTTTGTTATTCcccgaaaaaacaaaaacaaatataaagctAGAGAAGATCAATGCATCTCTTGTGTGACATGTTCCAACCAGTTTGCAAGTTCCGACATCGTTGGTCGTTGATTAGGATCATCCCGTACACACAACTCCGCCATGTCAGCAAGTTTCAACAATGGCTCAACGTTTTTCGGCAACGCAATATACTTATCCACAATCG
The Camelina sativa cultivar DH55 chromosome 15, Cs, whole genome shotgun sequence DNA segment above includes these coding regions:
- the LOC104745151 gene encoding probable E3 ubiquitin-protein ligase LOG2, which encodes MGNNSSSGGRRRRRNHSAAPPPPPPPPPPPSSLPPPPPATEIQAIFAAATPYPNPNSNPVYQYPAPYYHHPSGPPLPPPYDQHHLHHHTPHPYHQHSSWAPMGRYPYAAAGAHMMMAQPTPYVEHQKAITIRNDVNIKKESLRLEPDSDHPGRFLVSFTFDATVSGRISVIFFAKESVGCNLTASKEDILPPVTLDFEKGLGQKFKQPSGSGIDFSAFEDDELFNKAADSVIYPLAVKAEAAASGENEEERLKSKKNAQITQAVFVKDKGEIKLRVVKQILWVDEIRYELQEIYGIGNTVEGDGDSADDANDDPGKECVICLSEPRDTTVLPCRHMCMCSGCAKVLRFQTNRCPICRQPVERLLEIKVHGNSGSGNNTGQGEATEQE